A window of the Odocoileus virginianus isolate 20LAN1187 ecotype Illinois chromosome 20, Ovbor_1.2, whole genome shotgun sequence genome harbors these coding sequences:
- the LOC110141449 gene encoding cytochrome P450 2B4-like yields MELTVPLLLALLTGLWVLLARGRPKAHGRLPPGPRPLPFLGNLLQMDRKGLLKSFLRFQQKYGDVFTVYLGPRPVVIICGTEAIREALVDQAEAFSGRAKIAVVDPVFQGYGVIFANGERWKALRRFSLATMRDFGMGKRSVEERIQEEAQCLVEELRKTQGALQDPVFYFHSITANIICSIVFGKRFDYRDPEFLRLLDLFFQSFVLVSSLSSQLFELYPSFLKYFPGSHRQIYKNLQEINVFIGRSVEKHRETLDPNAPRDFIDCYLLRMEKDKSDPQSHFDHQNLIISVLSLFFAGTETTSTTLRYGFLLMLKYPHIAEKIHKEIDQVIGSYRPPALDDRAQMPYTDAVIHEIQRFSDLIPIGLPHMVTKDTHFRGYILPKGTEVYPILSSALHDSHYFETPDDFNPNHFLDASGAVKKNDAFMPFSIGKRICLGEGIARTELFLFFTTILQNFSVATPVAPEDIDLTPRESGVGKVPPNYQIQFLPRQRG; encoded by the exons ATGGAGCTCACCGTACCCCTCCTCCTTGCTCTGCTCACCGGACTCTGGGTCCTCCTGGCCAGAGGCCGCCCAAAGGCCCATGGCCGCCTCCCGCCTGGCCCCCGTCCTCTGCCCTTCCTGGGGAACCTTCTGCAGATGGACAGAAAAGGCCTGCTCAAATCCTTCCTGAGG TTCCAACAGAAATATGGGGATGTCTTCACGGTGTACCTGGGGCCGAGGCCAGTGGTCATCATATGTGGGACAGAGGCCATTCGGGAGGCCCTGGTGGACCAGGCTGAGGCCTTCTCTGGCCGAGCGAAGATCGCCGTTGTTGACCCAGTTTTCCAGGGATACG GTGTTATCTTTGCCAACGGGGAACGTTGGAAGGCCCTTCGGCGATTCTCTCTGGCCACCATGAGGGACTTCGGGATGGGAAAGCGGAGCGTGGAGGAGCGGATTCAGGAGGAGGCTCAGTGTCTGGTGGAGGAGCTGCGGAAAACCCAGG GAGCCCTCCAGGATCCCGTCTTCTACTTCCACTCCATCACCGCCAACATCATCTGCTCCATTGTCTTCGGAAAACGATTTGACTACAGAGATCCTGAGTTCCTGAGGCTGCTGGACTTGTTCTTCCAATCTTTCGTGCTCGTCAGCTCCCTGTCCAGCCAG CTGTTCGAACTCTACCCCAGCTTCCTGAAGTACTTTCCTGGCTCACACAGGCAAATCTACAAAAACCTGCAGGAAATCAATGTCTTCATTGGCCGCAGCGTGGAGAAGCACCGTGAGACCCTTGACCCCAATGCCCCCCGGGATTTCATTGACTGCTACCTGCTCCGCATGGAAAAA GATAAGTCCGACCCCCAAAGCCACTTTGATCATCAGAACCTCATCATCTCTGTTCTGTCGCTCTTCTTTGCTGGCACGGAGACAACCAGCACCACGCTCCGTTACGGGTTCCTGCTGATGCTCAAGTACCCGCACATCGCAG AGAAAATCCACAAGGAGATTGACCAGGTGATTGGCTCATATCGCCCTCCAGCCCTGGATGACAGAGCCCAAATGCCATACACGGACGCAGTCATCCATGAGATTCAGAGATTTTCGGACCTCATCCCCATTGGCCTGCCCCACATGGTCACTAAAGACACTCATTTCCGAGGGTACATCCTCCCCAAG GGCACAGAAGTCTATCCCATCCTGAGCTCTGCTCTCCACGACTCGCATTACTTTGAGACACCAGATGACTTCAACCCTAACCACTTTCTGGATGCCAGTGGGGCGGTGAAGAAAAATGACGCTTTTATGCCCTTCTCCATAG GGAAGCGTATCTGTCTTGGTGAAGGCATCGCCCGCACCGAATTATTCCTCTTCTTCACCACCATCCTCCAGAACTTCTCCGTGGCCACCCCCGTGGCCCCTGAGGACATTGACCTTACTCCCCGGGAGAGTGGGGTGGGCAAAGTGCCCCCGAACTACCAGATCCAGTTCCTGCCCCGTCAAAGAGGCTGA